ATTCTCCCACAGCCGACAGAATTTGGGAAGATGCCCTTCACCGGACGCTTACGAAATCAACACCTTTGGTCCGGGGCAGCCATGGCGCGCCGGGGAGGGCGCGGCAATTCCCGCCAAAAGCGGTAACGTCTTGACGGTCCGCTGCGGCCACGCCGCAGGCGGCGTCACCCTGGAAGAAAAGGCGCTGGTGGAGGCCCCGCGTCTGCCCGTCCTACGCGGCGCGCGGAAAGTGATGACCGGCAGGGGGTGCTTCGAGAACAACTTGGGTATTTGGCTGCCCGGCCCCGGCACCGTCTCCTGGAGCGGCCTGTCACCCGTGCCGGGGACTTGGCGGCTGCGCTTTGAACTCCGCCAGAGCGAGCAATCCGCCGAGGGCGACGACCTGGAGGGGGCCTATAGAATCACCGTAAACGGACGGAAAATGCCCCTTGATTGGACCAAAAAAGGGGTGTTCAACACCGGCAACGCCTGGTTTGGCCATGCGGAGACCGGACTGGTCGCCCTGGTCGGGGACCCGGCTGAGATTCTCATCGAAACGGCCAGGTCCTGGTGCGCCATACGCCCGGAAATAGTGCTGCTTCCGGCGGAATAGCGCGGGAAGCGACATGTACTGCCCCCATATTGATTTCCCATTCCACATTGTGCCCGAATTCAATGGGAAAAACCATCGAGGGCAAGCAAATCGGTCAAACTGCGACAGGCACTTCGACGAAGACAGGTTGGCTGACCGGTTCAGGAATAGGATCACCGTATTCACGCATGACTTCGAGGTGGCCCTCGATTGCTTCCCGGATGCCCACGAGGAGGTCTTCAACCGTGTTTCCGGCGCTGGCACATCCGGGCAGGTCAGGCACATATGCGGAAAAATTATTGGGACCCTTTTCAATGATGACGAGGTATTTCATACGTCTTCCTCTTTGCGAAGACCCGCCTGCCTGAAAATGCTGGACAAGGTCTTTGGATGCAAGTCGAAGTTCGGATTGCCCGGAACCGTTACGGTACCGGGTTTGCCGGGATGGCGAAAATGATGGTGGCTGCCGCGTGTGCGGATTAATTTCCAGCCATCGTTCTGCAACAAACGAACCACTTCTCGAACCTTCATGATGTAATTATGAACAATGTCTCAGAATTATGCAAACAGGGGTTTGCGATATACCCAAACAGACTTGGCGGTTTCTCTGTTCACCCGCACGCGACAGAGACATGTTAAAAACGTGACCCCCCGGGCGCTCGGCCGGAGGAGGAACGGACTGGGGGACTCTATGCCTTTCCCCATCCCATCCGCAACAACCTGTCGCCGTTGCCGAAAAGAAACTTCGCGGTCTGCTCTTCCGTGTATTTGGCCAGCAATGCCGTTCGGACAGCGCCAAAATCACGCGGGGATGCAAGGCCCTTTGGGGTTTCGGCATAGCCATCAAAGTCGGAGCCAATGGCCACCACGTCTTCGCCGCCATGTTTCACAAGATATTCCACCGCGTGCAGCATGGCCTCAACAGGGTCTTGAGAGGCTCCGTGTCCATGATGAACCATCATGAGGCCCACCACGCCTCCCGTATCCGCAATGGCCCGGACATCTTCGGGGGACGGCCCCATCCCCGCCTCCGGATTCTTTTCAATGCCAATGTGGGAGATGGTGATCGGCCGCCTCTTAGGATGCTTTTTGGCTATGCCAATGATTTGCCGCCGGTACTCCATGGTGCCATGAACCATGTCAACGACAATACCCACGTCCAGAAGCTTTTCCACCAGTTCGTGTCCCCAGGGACTAAGCCCTGAACTGTCTTGGTATTTATCAGAGAACGAGCGTCTGGCCCACGAGTGCTTTCGGTAGGCGGTCAGGAGGTCCACACATCCCCCGGCTTCATTCGGGTACAGGTGAGGCACGGTCATCATGCAAACGCCGCGATTGAAAAAATCATCCACCAGCTCCGTTTTGCCCGCGAGGTGATGGGCGCCTTCCATGGCGTGAAGCATGCAGACCCTGCCCTCGCCCACAATGCGCTTCATGTCCGAATAACTTTTGGCCAGCGCAACAATGTCGCCCCGCCGACGATTGGTCTCCGCCACCATTGCCTCGGCTTTGTCCAGGTGTTCCATGGCGAGGACATTCATCGGGGCCGTTGCCATGCGGTGGGGCCTAGGGTGCAGCATGCTTAACACGCGCAGCGGAATAACATCGGAGAAGAATTCGCGCTCCAGGGCATAGGCGGTGCACAGAAAAGCGCCCGTGCCACCGTTGACCAGCGCGTCCACATCCACCACCAGGCTGGTGGGGGACACGCCCGGACTTGCCTTGTGCGTCTTCCAGAAGCGCTGACGGAACATGTAGGCCTTCAGCGAAGGATGCGAATGAAGATCCAACACGGGGAATCTTTTTCCCGATGGCCCCTCCTGGGAACGCAGCAGCAAACGCTTCAGGGCTTCCTGGTTTTCAGTGGCCTGGGTGGACTCGTTGGAGCGCTTCAGGGATTCGTCTATGCCCGCACCCACACCCACGGACCCAATGACAGCGGCCCCACCCACCGCGGCGCAACCCAGAAAACGTCTTCGGGTTACCGGTTTGTTGCCGCTTTTGTCTTCCAGCCCGTCCGCAACCCCTGTGTTGCTCATGGGTATGCACTCCTGCCGCGAAGGCATTGCTATCATGTCGCTTATTCAGCATCACCGGCCCTTGACGCTTCCAGCGCAAGCCGCGCGGCGGTGTCGCTGCTGACAAGGCGGACGTGTTCCGGGAGTATTTTGACCAGCTCCATGACGGAGTTGTTCAAGTTCAGCCCGCCGTCGCTGGTGAGGTAAATTCCCGTAACAGTTCCACGCGGATAGGCGTCCAGTTCCTTCGCTATATTTTCGGGACTCAGAAAAAAGTTCCTGTCCATGAGTTCGCCCTTGTCACGAACTCCCCGCCATTGCCGGGGCCGGAACACCACGACCTTTCCGCCGTCCGGGCCGTCCAGCACCTTGTGGAACTGGCCGGGGCGCCAGGTGCCCGTTGGCAGCATGTAGGGCACGTTGACGGGAAACACGCCTTTGATGGCGCCGTCCTTTTTCGCGTACTTCGGCAGGAACACGTTTTCGGCGAAGCGCCACTTGTGAAAAAACTCCCAGTGGACCGTGCTGTTGGTGCCGAGCAGGCGGGCGTCCCGTTCCGTTGCGGCGACGAATTCGTCGTGGAGCGCGCTGTCAAGAGAGGCGGGATAGGCGTAGAGATGGCCGCTGGGCGGGAGCGTGAAGTAGTCTTTTCCCGTTTCCTGGCCCATCCTGTAATACCACTTGAGCACGTCGGGCGCGATGCGGGCGAGGTGCGGGGAAATGGACCAGGTGAGGGGCGGGCAGGACGCTTCGCCCGCACGGCACGCCTCGGCCCGCTGGCGCAGCCATTCGACGCGCATTCCCATCATGAACGCGATGTTGTCCCCGTCACCCAGAATAAGGGCGACATAGGTCTTGCCGGGGTCATAGACCACATCCTCCGGCGCGTTTTGCGGAATCTCCGCAGGGTCGGTAATCGGCGTCCGGCGTGTGGAGAAAAAGGAGAGGTTGTTGGTTTCCGTTGGAATGGCGCCCATGTTTCGAGAATCAGAGCACAGGGTCTGCGCCTCGAAAAGGTACCCCCCGAAGACCATCCAATTGTTCGCGTACCCATAGACCCCGATGGGTTTGGACCAGGGGTTATTGCTGACAATCTCGTTCAGAAGGTCATGCTCCCATGTGAAGTTGACGCAGCTGTTCACGAGGAACATGACAAACAACTTTTCCGAAAACACGAAATCAATCATCACGGGGTTCATGTCCCCGGCGAGTCCGGGGTTCCAGACTCGTTTGGCGCGCGTGTCGTAGCCCGGATTGAGCATGGCCAGTCCGGTTGTCCCGTTCACATGGTTCTCATACACATACTTTGTCGCGAGATACGGGGTGTTGAGGGCGCTGAACACCGCCGTCGCGTCGAATGCGCAGTCACCCCACTGGGCCTCCATTTCTTCGGCGACCGGCACGGCTTCGAGGACCGCGCCGACGGTGAGAATGTTTGGAAGCAGCGTCTGCTGCCTGGCATGGGAGTAGCGGACATGCCGTGGGAACTCCGTCTTGCTGAGGTCCAGGAACTCTTCGACATTCAGTGTTGAGTCCGGTTTAAGCCCCAGTTCCTCCATCCAAGCCAGGTCCTTGCCGTCCATTTGCGTGAACACGGAGCCGCCGTATTTGCGGTTCCACAGCCCGGCGCAGGCCTGCGCGGCTATCTTCACCGCCGGGCTGGTCGCCGGGTCAATGCGCACCACCCATAACGGCCGCACTTCTCCGGGCGGGGTTGCCGAATCAGCATACGCCGCAGCAGAACAAAGGGCTATTGCAAGGGCAAATAACACCATCAACAACGTTTTTCCTGGTAAATGCATCATTGATCCTTTTTGTCCGATGAGCCACCGGGCCGTTCTGTCGCAATTCCACGTCCGGCCAAACATGGGTCAACAATACGTCCAGGGAGGGATGAAGTCAAACCATACGCCGGATGCAAAGCCTGTTAGGGAGCGGAGAATGCGGTGGTCCATTTTTCCTCGTTCCCAACTTGAACTTGGGAATGTCCCTGTCCGCGAAGCTGTGCTTCGTCCTTTTAATGGAGTTGTTGCCTAAGGCGGTATGCTGCTTTGATTGCACAATACAATTGTGCAGACAAGTGCGTTCCCAAGTACAACTTGGGAACGAGTTGGAACATTGAACTCTGCCGGACCCAATGGCATTCTATTGAAAGAGCCGCAATAATGACGGCGCAACGGAGGAGTGATAAACCAATGAAGACTTCTGCGGCCCCTATGAACCGTTCGGGGGTGTTGCTGTTCGGGGCGCTTTCCGCCGTTATCATGGCGTCCGGGTGCGGTCCATCGGGCACAACCGGTCCCCATGCCCATGCGTTGAAGCCGGATACCGTGGTGGCGGAAGTGGACGGCCAGCCGATTTATTACCGGGAAATTGTCCAGTCCGGCGGAACACAAAACGAGCCCGCGAACCTGTCACGGGAAGAACTGCGACTGCGGAAGGTTCACCGGGAGGCCAACACTTTGCGGATGCGCATAGAGGGTCTCCTCCGCGAGCATGAATGGGAGAGACTGGGCGCGACCCTTTCGGACGAGGACATAGAGAAGCAGCAGAAGGTGATGTATTCCGCCGCGAATGTGCCTGATGAAATGTTCGGTCAGATCGCCGTGGACCTGAAGGCGGTGGCGCAGGCCCTCCACGAGGCGCTTGACAAGAAGGCCGATCCCGGAGAGCTGTATGAAAAACACCTCAAGAACACCTCGATTGACCGGGAACGCTGGGAAATGCTGCGGCTGTACTATGACACCCCGGAAAAGATTGACAAGCTCAGGATACCTGTAAACGCAGAGGAGGCCCGCAATGCGGGGAGGGGGGCGGTTGCGGAGGAGGTTAAGTTTATCCGGGTTGTTGACGCCATCGCCGGGTCAACGGTGACGGCGCATAATTACAGCCGCCTGATGGAAAAGCGGCAGCAGATATGGGGGGACTGGGTCCGGGAGCAATACAGGAAGGGACGTGTCAAAGTGACGAGTCCGGAGCACAAAGTCCTTCCCAGTCGTAACTGACTGCCAGGGATAAATCCAGTTGGGTTGGATTTGAGACTATTGGGACCACCCCGGAGGGGTACCGGATATTAGCCGGTGGTGAGCGAAGCGACACCACCGGAAAAGTCTCCACACAAAGGCACCCCGGCAGGGGTGCGGGAGCACCGCAAAGGGTGCCGTGCCCATACAGGTTCCGGGGTCCTGCACCCCTGCCGGGGTGCGGGGGTTCTTGGGTCATTCTACCGGTGGTATCGCTTCGCTCACCACCGGCTAATATCCTTCATGCCTCCGGCATGGAAATAACAGCACAAGCACACCCGCACTTTGGCGGCCCCCCGCGCATTTCCAAGTGCAACTTTGGAAAGAGTGGAAAGCGGCAGCAGATATGTTGGCTAATTTGTCCAACTCCTCCGGCCCGAACTTGCCCGTGCTGATGCGGATGCGGTCAATGTCACCCGCGAATGGCGTGACAAGGGCGATTTCATTGCCGATGCGGATGAGCGGGTCGGCCGGAGAATGGGGATAGCCCTGCAATTCGAGCTCTTCCGTGCGCGCGCCGTCAATGAAGCACGTGACAAGGCGGCAGTCGCTGAAGTTCACGGCGACATGGTGCCATTGGCCGTCCGGCGGGACGATGGAGTTGGCGCCCGCCTGCTCGCCGATGCCGTAGAGGGTGAACAGCAACTCCCCTTTGTGGTTCAGGCCAAGCCGCCACCCGCCGCCCAGGCCATAACTGACGATGGTCGCGCCGTACTGCTGCTCGCGCTGTCCCGTGTGGCGCACCCACGCCTCGACCAGCAACGGCGACATCCGAAGGTCAAGCAGGCGCAGGGTGTCACGGACCTCGCATCGGGAACCGTGCGCCAGCCGCAGGTGTCCGCCCTTTCCGGCGGGTCCGCCGGGGACGATTTCCGGGGCGGGCGCGTCAGGTGCGGGCGCCAACATAAAGTTTCCCTGGTTGTCCTTCCATGCGGCGTCGCCGTCACTGTCAAAGTCAAACACCGCCAGGAGTTCTTTGGCCCTGGGTGCGGTGGGGAACTCGCCCGCACGGATGGCGTCGGCCAGTTTCACAAGCCCGTCCGTTGTCCCGGTCCACACCCCGCCGATGCGTTCGAGATTGAGCGGGCGGTTTGTGGCGCGCCACACGCGCTGATAGTCTCCCCAAAGCGCCCGGTGCCGCTCCGCCAACGCCAACAGTCCGGCGGCTGCCTCTTCACGGTCAAAATCGGGCTGCTCCATTGCGGCGGCGACCTGGTGAAACGCCAGGGCCATGCCGGCGGCGCAGTTCAGCAGGCGCGCCGCGAGGTCCACGGTGGCGAGGTAGTCGGGGTTGAGAGACGGGGTCATTGGTCCCAGCGCCTCATGCACCCGCCGGGTGTCCTCCTGCAGGTTCTCCCAGTAGGCCAGGGTTTGCGCGTCGGCTCCCGCGATGCTCCAGACCGCCTGTTCCGGCTCGCAGTGGAGCATGTACCGCGCCTGGCAGACCCGGCCCAAATCATCGCCCTGGCAGCGGGCAAGACGCGTGAGCGCCCCGCCCAGGGCGGGGTCGGCGCTGCCGAAAAACTGCGCCGCATAGGCGCCCGAGAAGCGGTCCATGGGCACCGGGTTGGTGTTCCAGGACACCGCCGCGCAGTAGGCCACCCCGTAGTGGTCCCATTCGTTCAGGTTTATGCCGGCAACGCCCTTGTAGGGGTCGCCCCAACTGCTGACGAAATGGCCGAGGGCGCCGTCCTTTTCCGCCTGCGCCGCGAGGGTTTCCATGTTCCTGAACGCGGGCGGGTAAACGGGGTAGAGGTTGTTCCAGCTCCAGAGGCCGGACAGGGCGGTGACGGGGAGGCCCTTGTCCCGCAGGGTTGTCAATCCCGGATACTCATCGCGCGGCATGTAGTCCCAGAACATCATCACGATGTCCTTGGGCAGCAGGTCAATCATGTCCGGGTGGTTCAGGACGATGTCCGCGTACATCATCATGGTTTTGCCGTGCGATTTCACGAGGTCGTTCATTTTCGTGTAGTAGTCGGCAAAGACCCGCTCGATGCCGATTTCCTCCACGACGGCCGCGGAGCGCCCCTTGCCTATGGCGTAGCTTTCGTCGAGCCCGCAGTGGAAATACTCCCCGTCAAAGGCTGGGGCGATTTCGCCGACCATTTTCCGCACCAGGTCGAAGGCCTCCTCCGAGGTGGCGCAGAGGTCGCCGCCTCCGCCGGGCATTTCCGCGAGGTGACGGTACCGCTCATGCCGCAGGGTCTGCTCCATGTGACCGAGCAGTTCCACCGTCGGGATGATGTCCATGTAATACTCTTTTGCGTAGGCGACCAGTTCGCGGATTTCATCGAACGTGAACCGGTCGTATTCGGCGCTGATTTCCGGGTCGAAGGCGTACACGAAGTGGTCCGGCTCGATGAACCAGAGATAGGTGTTGGCCTTGAACCGGGCCAGGTCGCGGATGGACCGTTTGTGCTCCTCCATGGTCGGCAACTGGTCGCGCCCGTAGTCCTCGCTGAACCCGCGCATGGGAAGGGCGGGCCAGTCTAGGAGGACCGCGCAGGGAAGCGCGGCGGCGTTGCGGGCCTTTGCGGAAAGAAGCAACTGCTCAAGGGTCATCATGCCGTAGAAGAGCCCCTTTTCACTTTCCGCAAGGAGCAGGACGCCGTCCGGCGCGATGGCGAGTTGATACCCCTCGGCCCGCGCCTTTTCCGGCAACG
This window of the Candidatus Hydrogenedentota bacterium genome carries:
- a CDS encoding type II toxin-antitoxin system HicB family antitoxin, with product MKYLVIIEKGPNNFSAYVPDLPGCASAGNTVEDLLVGIREAIEGHLEVMREYGDPIPEPVSQPVFVEVPVAV
- a CDS encoding type II toxin-antitoxin system HicA family toxin codes for the protein MKVREVVRLLQNDGWKLIRTRGSHHHFRHPGKPGTVTVPGNPNFDLHPKTLSSIFRQAGLRKEEDV
- a CDS encoding membrane dipeptidase, with the translated sequence MSNTGVADGLEDKSGNKPVTRRRFLGCAAVGGAAVIGSVGVGAGIDESLKRSNESTQATENQEALKRLLLRSQEGPSGKRFPVLDLHSHPSLKAYMFRQRFWKTHKASPGVSPTSLVVDVDALVNGGTGAFLCTAYALEREFFSDVIPLRVLSMLHPRPHRMATAPMNVLAMEHLDKAEAMVAETNRRRGDIVALAKSYSDMKRIVGEGRVCMLHAMEGAHHLAGKTELVDDFFNRGVCMMTVPHLYPNEAGGCVDLLTAYRKHSWARRSFSDKYQDSSGLSPWGHELVEKLLDVGIVVDMVHGTMEYRRQIIGIAKKHPKRRPITISHIGIEKNPEAGMGPSPEDVRAIADTGGVVGLMMVHHGHGASQDPVEAMLHAVEYLVKHGGEDVVAIGSDFDGYAETPKGLASPRDFGAVRTALLAKYTEEQTAKFLFGNGDRLLRMGWGKA
- a CDS encoding family 20 glycosylhydrolase: MTLKYTLLSLCAFMCAINGASESILDDLLPVPREVIVQSGVFPVDFSGMRISLTAPSEEATARLHSRLKESLARVALEANVEVSQGDAFTLSLAAAETAASIPPASAPLPEKARAEGYQLAIAPDGVLLLAESEKGLFYGMMTLEQLLLSAKARNAAALPCAVLLDWPALPMRGFSEDYGRDQLPTMEEHKRSIRDLARFKANTYLWFIEPDHFVYAFDPEISAEYDRFTFDEIRELVAYAKEYYMDIIPTVELLGHMEQTLRHERYRHLAEMPGGGGDLCATSEEAFDLVRKMVGEIAPAFDGEYFHCGLDESYAIGKGRSAAVVEEIGIERVFADYYTKMNDLVKSHGKTMMMYADIVLNHPDMIDLLPKDIVMMFWDYMPRDEYPGLTTLRDKGLPVTALSGLWSWNNLYPVYPPAFRNMETLAAQAEKDGALGHFVSSWGDPYKGVAGINLNEWDHYGVAYCAAVSWNTNPVPMDRFSGAYAAQFFGSADPALGGALTRLARCQGDDLGRVCQARYMLHCEPEQAVWSIAGADAQTLAYWENLQEDTRRVHEALGPMTPSLNPDYLATVDLAARLLNCAAGMALAFHQVAAAMEQPDFDREEAAAGLLALAERHRALWGDYQRVWRATNRPLNLERIGGVWTGTTDGLVKLADAIRAGEFPTAPRAKELLAVFDFDSDGDAAWKDNQGNFMLAPAPDAPAPEIVPGGPAGKGGHLRLAHGSRCEVRDTLRLLDLRMSPLLVEAWVRHTGQREQQYGATIVSYGLGGGWRLGLNHKGELLFTLYGIGEQAGANSIVPPDGQWHHVAVNFSDCRLVTCFIDGARTEELELQGYPHSPADPLIRIGNEIALVTPFAGDIDRIRISTGKFGPEELDKLANISAAAFHSFQSCTWKCAGGRQSAGVLVLLFPCRRHEGY